CTTGGGGTGGACCTGGAGCGGGTGGCCGTCCTCCTCAACGAGGAGGCCTTCCCCGGGCGGGACCTACCCCCCTACGTCCTGAAGGAAGGGGACGTGGTGGAGGTGGTCTCCCTCATGCAAGGAGGCTAGATGGACACCTGGAAGGTAGGGGAGGTGGAACTGAGAAGCCGCCTCATCCTGGGCTCGGGGAAGTTCCGGGACTTCGGGGTGATGCGGGAGGCCATCGCCGCTGCGGAGGCCGAGGTGGTCACCGTGTCCGTGCGGCGGGTGGAGCTAAAGGCCCCGGGGCACGTGGG
The genomic region above belongs to Thermus sediminis and contains:
- the thiS gene encoding sulfur carrier protein ThiS, with the translated sequence MVWLNGEARPLEGRSLRDVLEELGVDLERVAVLLNEEAFPGRDLPPYVLKEGDVVEVVSLMQGG